One Pseudodesulfovibrio alkaliphilus DNA segment encodes these proteins:
- a CDS encoding ABC transporter permease yields the protein MSGRSIGKLPPLGFHLFGVVLLIFGWDMLARNFSGLVVASPGATMEALFGLFENKLFLDLHLKPTLERIGLALFFGIGSGALLGILAGFIEPFRFMLAPARWILTSIPGVVLVVVFMLWFGVGTTMVVCITATMMAPIVYVNVADGMMAVDRNLLEMAKVYKFPLHMRLVRIYAMALAGPFLSGTVLATGYCIRLVVLAEMLGANEGIGHALAISRSNLQTAELYALTLLSMLIVGGVELALLRPATKAIQRKRA from the coding sequence ATGAGCGGCCGCTCCATAGGCAAACTGCCGCCATTGGGCTTTCATCTTTTCGGGGTGGTACTCCTGATCTTCGGCTGGGACATGCTGGCACGGAATTTTTCCGGTCTGGTAGTGGCAAGCCCGGGCGCAACCATGGAAGCGCTCTTCGGACTTTTTGAGAACAAGCTATTTCTGGACCTGCACTTGAAACCCACACTGGAGCGCATCGGCCTGGCTCTTTTTTTTGGCATAGGCAGCGGCGCCCTGCTGGGTATCCTGGCGGGCTTCATCGAACCTTTCAGATTCATGCTGGCCCCTGCCCGCTGGATTCTCACAAGCATACCCGGCGTGGTTCTTGTTGTGGTTTTCATGCTCTGGTTCGGTGTAGGGACCACCATGGTCGTGTGCATTACGGCCACCATGATGGCCCCCATCGTCTATGTGAACGTGGCGGACGGAATGATGGCCGTGGACCGCAATCTGCTGGAGATGGCCAAGGTCTACAAGTTCCCTCTGCATATGCGGCTTGTACGCATATACGCCATGGCCCTTGCCGGGCCGTTTCTCTCCGGGACGGTCCTCGCCACGGGCTACTGCATCCGGCTCGTCGTCTTGGCGGAGATGCTCGGGGCCAATGAGGGCATCGGCCACGCCCTGGCCATTTCCCGATCCAATCTGCAGACCGCCGAGCTGTACGCCCTGACCCTGCTCAGCATGCTCATCGTCGGCGGGGTCGAGCTGGCCCTGCTGCGACCAGCCACCAAGGCAATCCAGAGGAAACGGGCATGA